A window of the Pseudoalteromonas sp. A25 genome harbors these coding sequences:
- the nhaD gene encoding sodium:proton antiporter NhaD, translating to MVTPIILTLIAIAFLLIVIEDIIHVNKAKTTLFFGTLCWIIAFISPIHGQSPETVQHQLDHNILEIATLWLFLMAAMTFVAYLNSKGFIQNIVHRVMPAQISERKLMFLVGISAFVFSSISDNITATLISLAVVMSLKLDPKKLIKYATLIIFSVNSGGVSLITGDVTTLMIFLADKVTIPDLLLLIAPALVSVIALAAMLSIGMNKTLEFNKNEPRRIEKTDITIAVIFMSTIFATLFLSVQYKVPPLLTFLFGLSFMFLVAQFLMRKKDVNKKIIDYIREIEYDTLLFFVGVLLLVGALKEVGVLNMFTELYVYMSPEYANYLMGLLSAAVDNVPLTAALLKADITMTAQQWLMFTYATGVGGSMLVIGSAAGIIAMSKVKALTFMSYLRMSLYLLIAYTIGYAGAYLSGQYI from the coding sequence ATGGTTACGCCCATTATCCTTACCCTAATAGCGATTGCGTTCTTGCTTATCGTTATAGAGGATATCATCCATGTAAACAAGGCCAAAACTACCCTTTTTTTTGGTACTTTATGTTGGATTATCGCTTTTATATCTCCAATTCATGGGCAAAGCCCAGAAACTGTACAACATCAACTAGATCATAACATTCTTGAAATTGCGACTCTATGGTTATTCTTGATGGCGGCTATGACGTTTGTCGCATATTTGAATTCCAAAGGCTTTATTCAAAATATCGTTCACCGCGTTATGCCAGCGCAAATAAGTGAACGTAAGCTAATGTTTCTAGTAGGTATATCAGCTTTTGTGTTTTCTTCTATCTCGGATAATATCACAGCAACCTTGATTTCTCTTGCTGTTGTAATGTCGCTAAAGCTCGACCCCAAAAAGCTAATTAAGTATGCAACCTTGATAATATTTAGTGTTAACAGTGGTGGGGTATCACTCATCACTGGTGATGTTACAACTTTGATGATTTTTCTAGCAGATAAGGTCACCATTCCAGATCTCTTACTGTTGATAGCACCCGCTTTGGTGAGTGTAATTGCGCTCGCTGCAATGTTATCAATTGGCATGAATAAAACACTAGAATTTAATAAAAATGAACCTAGAAGAATTGAGAAAACAGATATCACCATAGCGGTTATCTTTATGTCGACCATTTTTGCAACGCTGTTTTTGAGCGTTCAGTATAAAGTTCCACCATTGTTGACTTTCTTATTTGGGTTGTCGTTTATGTTTTTAGTTGCACAATTTTTAATGCGCAAAAAAGACGTAAACAAAAAAATCATCGACTATATAAGAGAAATCGAATACGACACGTTACTGTTTTTTGTTGGTGTACTTTTACTCGTTGGTGCACTCAAGGAGGTTGGTGTACTGAACATGTTTACAGAGTTATATGTTTACATGAGCCCAGAGTATGCAAATTATCTGATGGGACTGCTATCTGCTGCCGTTGATAATGTACCATTAACCGCTGCGTTGCTAAAAGCAGATATCACAATGACAGCGCAGCAGTGGTTGATGTTTACTTATGCAACCGGTGTAGGTGGCTCGATGCTTGTGATAGGGTCGGCTGCGGGTATTATCGCAATGAGTAAAGTCAAAGCTTTAACGTTTATGAGCTATTTAAGAATGTCGCTGTATTTGCTAATTGCTTATACAATTGGATACGCTGGTGCCTATTTGTCAGGTCAGTATATTTAA